AGTCTGGCGGTGCTGCTGCGGGTGCTCTGCCAGCGGAAACCCCTGCGCGTAATTGCCTTTGATACCTCCCAAGTGTTCTTGTCCACCTTGGCCGCGGCCTTAGCCTACCAGCTGTTTGGAGGCCAAATTGCACCGGATATTGACCTGGTAAGGGGATTTTTGCCCTTGGCGATGGCTACCTTAGCCTATTTTGCCGTCAATGCCTTCTTGGTGGCGATGGTGATCACCCTGGACCAGGGGATCTCCGTGGGCAAGGTCTGGCGGTCTAACGTCAAATGGGTGATCCCCAACTACTTGGCCCTAAGTCCCTTGGGCATCCTCATTGCCATTATCTATGAAGGGCCCCTCGGCCCTCCGGGGACGGTTCTCTTGCTTATGCCCCTGTTTCTGGCCCGGTTTTCTTTCCAGCAGTACAGTGAGATGCGCAAAGCCCACATCGATATCATCAAGGCCTTGGCGGCCGCCTTGGATGCCAAGGACCCCTATACCCGGGGCCACGGCGATCGCATCCAGCGCCTTTCTTACATCCTGGCCGAAGCCATGGATCTTTCGGGGGAAGAAATTGAGACCATCACCTACGCGGGTTTGCTGCATGATATCGGCAAGATCGGGGTAAGTGAGCAGGTGCTGAATAAGCCGGGCAAGCTCACCGAGGACGAGATGCATCAGATCCAGGCCCACCCGGAGATCGGTGCCAACATGATCAAAGATGTGGGTTTCTTGAGGGGCGTTACAGATATTATTCGGCACCATCATGAGCGTTATGATGGGAAAGGCTACCCCGCAGGACTCGCG
The window above is part of the Bacillota bacterium genome. Proteins encoded here:
- a CDS encoding HD-GYP domain-containing protein, with translation MGRAFGIGVYIAGISLLALGGLAWILGTYPLPGFLDLALIVGLSIIGDLLRVPIPYGGAVSVCFAIDFAAVLLFGPMAAPMVSLAVLLRVLCQRKPLRVIAFDTSQVFLSTLAAALAYQLFGGQIAPDIDLVRGFLPLAMATLAYFAVNAFLVAMVITLDQGISVGKVWRSNVKWVIPNYLALSPLGILIAIIYEGPLGPPGTVLLLMPLFLARFSFQQYSEMRKAHIDIIKALAAALDAKDPYTRGHGDRIQRLSYILAEAMDLSGEEIETITYAGLLHDIGKIGVSEQVLNKPGKLTEDEMHQIQAHPEIGANMIKDVGFLRGVTDIIRHHHERYDGKGYPAGLAGESIPLGARILACADAFDAMTSDRVYRKALSFEEAKAELLRNSGTQFDPRVIAVFLQCEETIRPIVSREAEGNGSDAH